A single genomic interval of Primulina huaijiensis isolate GDHJ02 chromosome 7, ASM1229523v2, whole genome shotgun sequence harbors:
- the LOC140981011 gene encoding transcription initiation factor IIA large subunit-like: MASSSTSNVYVHVIEDVINKVRDEFINNGGPGGAVLAELQGLWELKMMQSGAILGPIDRSAGQKTATGGLPITPNPVHDLNVPYDGTEEYETPTADLLFPPTPLQTPMVQTPLPGMVQTPLPGVARTPLPGPDGGSLFDDSVGGNPITPNEFSSANNNGGVPEIKNRVGRPNPYMQPPSSWLNQRPPLDVNVAYVEGREEVERGASRQPATQDFLISSGKRKRGDFPAQYHAGGYIPQQDGAADLLSDAQKVVQGSIQQTLSSIPQLDGPIHDPYDDVLSTPNIYNYQGVVNEDYNIVNTPASNDMQAATPAPVQNDTVDGDDDDDEPLNEDDDDELDDVDQGEDLNTMHLVLAQFDKVTRTKSRWKCMLKDGIMHINNKDILFNKATGEFDF, translated from the exons ATGGCGAGTTCATCCACCAGCAACGTGTACGTTCACGTCATTGAAGACGTTATCAACAAAGTACGCGATGAATTCATCAACAACGGAGGCCCTGGCGGGGCTGTCCTGGCTGAGCTTCAAGGC TTATGGGAGCTGAAAATGATGCAATCTGGGGCAATATTGGGTCCCATTGACCGTTCAGCAGGGCAAAAGACAGCAACAGGGGGTCTTCCTATCACTCCTAACCCTGTGCATGACCTCAACGTGCCTTATGATGGCACTGAGGAGTATGAAACTCCGACTGCTGATTTACTCTTTCCACCG ACTCCACTGCAAACTCCTATGGTGCAGACACCGTTGCCTGGAATGGTGCAGACACCGTTGCCTGGAGTAGCCCGGACTCCTCTTCCAGGACCTGATGGTGGTTCGTTGTTCGATGATTCTGTTGGTGGCAACCCGATCACCCCAAATGAGTTTTCATCTGCTAATAACAATGGCGGGGTGCCTGAGATAAAAAATAGAGTCGGAAGACCTAATCCATATATG CAACCTCCTTCTTCTTGGTTGAATCAGAGGCCTCCTCTTGATGTGAATGTTG CTTATGTGGAAGGTCGTGAAGAAGTTGAAAGGGGAGCTTCTCGTCAGCCAGCAACACAG GATTTCCTTATATCTTCTGGAAAACGGAAGCGAGGGGACTTCCCTGCTCAATATCATGCAGGTGGATACATCCCACAGCAAGATGGAGCTGCTGACCTTCTATCAGATGCGCAAAAG GTGGTTCAAGGCAGTATTCAACAAACGCTATCTAGTATTCCGCAGTTGGATGGCCCTATACATGATCCATATGATGATGTACTTTCTACTCCTAAT ATCTATAATTATCAAGGAGTTGTCAATGAAGACTACAATATAGTGAACACGCCTGCATCAAACG ATATGCAAGCTGCAACTCCTGCTCCTGTTCAGAATGATACTGTAgatggtgatgatgatgatgatgaaccATTGAATGAAGATGACGACGATGAGTTGGATGATGTTGACCAAGGGGAAGACCTGAATACGATGCATTTGGTTCTTGCTCAATTTGACAAG GTGACCAGAACCAAGAGCAGGTGGAAATGCATGTTGAAGGATGGTATCATGCACATAAATAACAAAGACATTTTGTTCAACAAG GCAACAGGAGAATTCGACTTCTGA
- the LOC140981571 gene encoding uncharacterized protein, which produces MATNNFNDPLFLHPSDAPGMTIVSEQLTGVENYGIWSRAMLIALRAKNKIAFIDGTCVRPVEGSVTLNQWERCNALVLSWIMNYISKSIFSGIVYSSDASVVWSDLKDQFDKVNGSRIFSIHRELGKLTQGNNTISVYFCKLKQLWDEYSSLVIMPSCECAAARKYVEHDQQHRLLQFMMGLNDSYVHVRSQILMMTPLPTVSQALSLLSQEESHRMLSSVDQPTSIFYAKQGRGDERRKEVLTCEHCGWNGHIKAHCFKLIGYPSGHKLYKPQQGRGSSPRFNREFEKPKMKTMAHNVARVDNEVSPNITTGAGSSFTPAQYAEILRLLGGTTLHSSNINDAKTLQASDINVVNMAGQFHGPAPTDWIIDTGANEHMTGNYSLLRGPKSLCSSPSSVRLPNGVQLLVSAKGSVAVLNNTIIHDVLYVPNFHFNLLSVSKFTKSHDCYVTFYPHCCIFQDRKSGRIIWIGRAQHGLYCLSSAPSQPPQIAHHIAFNIPQYQNSSADSTSSSIPVTDTGDVPLIPLRKSSRIVHPPIWTKDFSCPTLSHSSTTPCNYPISNHIHYSNFSQSYHSFLTALSSIPEPRSYKEAIMDPRWKHAMDLELAALDSNHTWDIVDLPPYVKPIGCRWVYKLKLLPNGSVDKFKARFVTKGYTQQAGVDFHDTFSPTDKITTIRCLFSVVAIRGWSLFQMDVANAFLQGDLDEKIFMYLPPGYHVQEQNKVCRLRKSLYGLKQASRQWNQKFAALMIEAGFVQSQIDHSMFTHHDAHATTLLVY; this is translated from the exons ATGGCAACCAACAACTTCAATGATCCTTTGTTCTTACACCCATCTGATGCTCCAGGTATGACTATTGTTAGTGAACAATTGACAGGGGTTGAAAATTATGGCATTTGGAGTCGTGCTATGCTAATTGCACTTCGTGCGAAGAATAAGATAGCATTCATTGATGGAACATGTGTGCGACCAGTGGAAGGAAGTGTTACCTTGAACCAGTGGGAGAGATGCAATGCCTTGGTTTTATCTTGGATCATGAATTATATTTCGAAAAGTATTTTCAGTGGAATTGTATATTCGAGCGATGCATCTGTTGTTTGGTCAGATTTGAAAGACCAATTCGATAAAGTGAATGGTTCGAGAATTTTCTCTATTCACCGAGAACTTGGGAAGCTGACTCAAGGAAACAACACAATTTCAGTGTATTTTTGTAAGCTCAAGCAGCTGTGGGATGAATATAGTTCCTTGGTCATTATGCCGTCATGTGAATGTGCTGCAGCAAGGAAGTATGTTGAACATGATCAGCAACATCGTCTATTGCAGTTTATGATGGGTCTTAATGATAGCTATGTGCATGTTCGAAGCCAAATATTGATGATGACGCCTCTTCCAACAGTAAGCCAAGCACTTTCTTTGCTTTCTCAAGAGGAATCGCATCGCATGTTGTCTTCAGTAGATCAACCTACCTCAATTTTCTACGCGAAACAAGGACGAGGTGATGAGCGGCGAAAGGAAGTGCTTACATGTGAACATTGTGGGTGGAATGGGCATATTAAGGCTCATTGCTTTAAGTTGATAGGATATCCTTCAGGCCACAAGTTGTACAAACCACAACAGGGCAGAGGAAGCTCACCACGATTTAATCGAGAGTTTGAAAAACCTAAAATGAAGACTATGGCTCACAATGTTGCTAGAGTTGACAATGAGGTGTCACCAAATATCACTACTGGAGCTGGTTCCAGTTTTACCCCAGCTCAATATGCTGAGATATTGCGACTACTGGGAGGTACCACCCTACACTCATCAAACATTAATGATGCTAAAACTTTGCAGGCATCGGACATCAATGTTGTGAACATGGCTGGACAATTTCATGGACCTGCCCCTACAGATTGGATCATTGATACAGGGGCCAATGAGCATATGACTGGTAACTATTCATTGCTGCGTGGTcctaaatctttgtgttcttccCCTAGTTCCGTGAGATTGCCAAATGGGGTTCAACTCTTAGTTAGTGCTAAAGGATCCGTGGCTGTTTTAAACAACACTATCATCCACGATGTGTTATATGTTCCCAACTTTCATTTCAACCTCCTTTCTGTTTCTAAGTTCACTAAATCCCATGACTGTTATGTCACATTCTACCCTCACTGCTGTATATTTCAGGACCGCAAAAGTGGGAGGATAATTTGGATTGGTAGGGCTCAACATGGACTTTACTGCCTGTCATCAGCACCATCCCAGCCTCCTCAAATTGCACACCATATAGCCTTTAATATACCTCAAT ATCAAAATTCATCAGCTGATTCCACTTCTTCATCCATTCCTGTCACAGACACTGGTGATGTACCTTTAATTCCCTTAAGGAAATCTTCTCGAATTGTTCACCCGCCCATTTGGACGAAAGATTTTTCATGTCCCACATTATCTCACTCCTCCACTACTCCTTGCAACTATCCTATTTCTAATCATATCCATTACTCCAATTTTTCTCAGTCCTATCATAGTTTTTTGACTGCCCTTTCCTCCATTCCTGAGCCACGATCTTACAAAGAGGCAATCATGGATCCTAGGTGGAAGCATGCAATGGATTTGGAACTCGCAGCTCTAGATTCTAACCATACATGGGATATCGTTGATTTACCTCCCTATGTCAAGCCGATAGGGTGTCGATGGGTGTATAAGCTGAAACTCTTGCCCAATGGAAGTGTTGATAAATTTAAAGCACGGTTTGTTACTAAGGGATACACACAACAAGCTGGAGTTGATTTCCATGACACGTTTTCTCCCACTGATAAAATTACCACCATCCGTTGTCTCTTCAGCGTAGTAGCCATCCGGGGTTGGAGTTTATTTCAAATGGATGTTGCCAATGCCTTTCTCCAAGGTGACTTAGATGAAAAGATCTTTATGTACCTACCCCCCGGCTATCATGTCCAAGAGCAGAACAAAGTATGTAGACTTCGCAAATCCTTGTATGGGCTTAAACAAGCTTCCCGACAATGGAACCAAAAGTTTGCTGCCCTGATGATTGAAGCAGGATTTGTGCAATCTCAGATTGATCATTCCATGTTCACTCATCATGATGCTCATGCCACTACACTTTTAGtg tattaa